In Strigops habroptila isolate Jane chromosome 7, bStrHab1.2.pri, whole genome shotgun sequence, the following are encoded in one genomic region:
- the LOC115610383 gene encoding toll-like receptor 6 isoform X2 → MGPLTNIYVFAFTLWNNIHLSVENEFIANYSSSLLTNVPENIPVHTHVLDLSHNRISGLNISEFISLSDLQIFLLIWYSPVEHLTVRNLTFRGPLGELNEYDFLPLLSSAEQLFSLGGSMKTLTLEHVRNKLYYFNQETLYRQFSEMNIASLTIYDAYMPHMLCPNRTSSFQYLNFSRNALTDELFQNCGTLTDLKLLILQRNKFESLPKVSFMTSRMKSLKYLDMSSNLLRHEGAHVQCQWAESLTELDLSSNQLTDAVFECLPVNIEKLNLQINQINSVPKGMAELKALKELNLASNHLADLPGCGGFTSLEFLNVEVNLILTPSADFFQSCPRVRELQAGQNPFKCSCELRDFIRGERQSGGRLFGWPAAYVCEYPEDLRGTQLKDFHLSELACNTVLLLVTALLLTLVLVAVVAFLCIYLDVPWYVRMTWQWTQTKRRAWHNHPEEQETVLQFHAFISYSERDALWVKDELIPNLEKGEGCVQLCQHERNFIPGKSIVENIINCIEKSYKSIFVLSPNFVQSEWCHYELYFAHHKLFSENSNSLILILLEPIPPCIIPARYHKLKALMAKRTYLEWPKERSKRALFWANLRAAININLPISSETDEEQSDVTSTSSISQYANN, encoded by the exons ATGGGACCACTTACAAATATCTATGTCTTTGCATTCACGCTATGGAATAATATCCATCTGAGTgtggaaaatgaatttattgCAAATTATTCAAGCAGTTTGCTAACTAATGTCCCAGAAAACATTCCAGTCCATACTCATGTATTAGATTTATCACATAACAGGATCTCTGGACTTAATATCTcagaatttatttctctttctgatcTTCAG ATTTTCCTGCTTATTTGGTATTCACCTGTGGAGCATTTGACTGTGAGAAATTTGACTTTTCGGGGACCACTGGGGGAGCTGAATGAATATGACTTTCTACCCTTATTGAGCTCTGCGGAACAATTATTCTCTTTGGGTGGCTCCATGAAAACACTAACTTTGGAGCATGTTCGTAATAAGCTTTATTATTTCAACCAGGAGACACTATACAGACAGTTTTCAGAGATGAATATTGCCAGTTTGACAATATATGATGCATATATGCCACACATGCTTTGCCCCAATAGAACAAGctcatttcagtatttaaatttttctcgCAATGCCCTGACGGATGAACTGTTCCAGAATTGTGGCACTCTGACAGATTTGAAATTACTTATTTTGCAGAGGAATAAATTTGAGAGCCTTCCCAAGGTTAGCTTCATGACCAGCCGTATGAAATCACTGAAATACCTGGACATGAGCAGCAACTTGCTGCGTCACGAGGGAGCTCACGTGCAATGCCAATGGGCTGAGTCTCTGACAGAGTTGGACCTGTCCTCAAATCAGTTGACGGATGCGGTGTTTGAGTGCTTGCCAGTCAACATCGAAAAACTCAACCTCCAAATCAATCAGATCAACAGTGTCCCCAAGGGGATGGCCGAGCTGAAAGCCTTGAAAGAGCTGAACTTGGCATCGAACCATCTGGCTGACCTGCCGGGGTGCGGTGGCTTTACATCCCTGGAGTTCCTGAACGTAGAGGTGAATTTGATCCTCACCCCGTCTGCTGACTTCTTCCAGAGCTGCCCAAGGGTGAGGGAGCTCCAAGCGGGGCAGAACCCATTCAAGTGCTCGTGTGAACTGCGAGACTTTATCCGTGGGGAGAGGCAGTCCGGGGGAAGGCTGTTTGGCTGGCCGGCGGCGTACGTGTGCGAGTACCCAGAGGACTTGCGAGGGACGCAGCTGAAGGACTTCCACCTGAGTGAGCTGGCTTGCAACACAGTGCTCCTGCTtgtgacagctctgctgctgacgctggtgctggtggctgtCGTGGCCTTTCTGTGCATCTACCTGGATGTGCCGTGGTACGTGCGGATGACGTGGCAGTGGACACAGACGAAGCGCAGAGCTTGGCACAACCACCCCGAAGAGCAGGAGACCGTTCTGCAGTTTCACGCCTTCATTTCGTACAGCGAGCGCGACGCGCTGTGGGTGAAGGACGAGCTGATCCCAAACCTGGAGAAGGGTGAGGGCTGTGTACAACTGTGCCAGCACGAGAGAAACTTTATCCCTGGCAAGAGCATTGTGGAGAACATCATTAACTGCATTGAGAAGAGCTACAAGTCGATCTTTGTGCTGTCTCCCAACTTCGTGCAGAGTGAGTGGTGTCACTATGAGCTGTACTTTGCCCATCACAAATTGTTCAGCGAGAATTCCAACAGCTTAATCCTCATTTTACTGGAGCCGATCCCTCCGTGCATAATCCCTGCCAGGTATCACAAGCTGAAGGCTCTCATGGCAAAGCGAACCTACCTGGAGTGGCCAAAGGAGAGGAGCAAGCGTGCCCTTTTCTGGGCTAACCTGAGGGCAGCTATTAACATTAACCTGCCAATATCCTCTGAAACAGATGAGGAGCAGAGTGATGTTACCTCTACCAGTAGTATAAGTCAGTATGCGAATAACTGA
- the LOC115610383 gene encoding toll-like receptor 6 isoform X1 → MGPLTNIYVFAFTLWNNIHLSVENEFIANYSSSLLTNVPENIPVHTHVLDLSHNRISGLNISEFISLSDLQVLNLSYNLITELNFSVFVFNEDLEYLDLSHNNILKIYCQTLVYLKHLDLSFNKFTALPICQEFGNIVCLEYLGLSATMIQRSDFRYITHLQLHTVFLTLEDFSLYEPQSLTALNTRSLHIVFAANRNFSFPLLYDGMSASENLKIVNLRYTLSYKDFPSPSLALLKKIKTTALMLDTVDLQCSIILQIFLLIWYSPVEHLTVRNLTFRGPLGELNEYDFLPLLSSAEQLFSLGGSMKTLTLEHVRNKLYYFNQETLYRQFSEMNIASLTIYDAYMPHMLCPNRTSSFQYLNFSRNALTDELFQNCGTLTDLKLLILQRNKFESLPKVSFMTSRMKSLKYLDMSSNLLRHEGAHVQCQWAESLTELDLSSNQLTDAVFECLPVNIEKLNLQINQINSVPKGMAELKALKELNLASNHLADLPGCGGFTSLEFLNVEVNLILTPSADFFQSCPRVRELQAGQNPFKCSCELRDFIRGERQSGGRLFGWPAAYVCEYPEDLRGTQLKDFHLSELACNTVLLLVTALLLTLVLVAVVAFLCIYLDVPWYVRMTWQWTQTKRRAWHNHPEEQETVLQFHAFISYSERDALWVKDELIPNLEKGEGCVQLCQHERNFIPGKSIVENIINCIEKSYKSIFVLSPNFVQSEWCHYELYFAHHKLFSENSNSLILILLEPIPPCIIPARYHKLKALMAKRTYLEWPKERSKRALFWANLRAAININLPISSETDEEQSDVTSTSSISQYANN, encoded by the coding sequence ATGGGACCACTTACAAATATCTATGTCTTTGCATTCACGCTATGGAATAATATCCATCTGAGTgtggaaaatgaatttattgCAAATTATTCAAGCAGTTTGCTAACTAATGTCCCAGAAAACATTCCAGTCCATACTCATGTATTAGATTTATCACATAACAGGATCTCTGGACTTAATATCTcagaatttatttctctttctgatcTTCAGGTATTAAATCTTTCTTATAATCTAATTACAGAGCTTAACTTTAGTGTCTTcgtttttaatgaagatttagAATACTTAGATTTATCTCAtaataacattttgaaaatttacTGTCAAACTCTTGTGTATCTTAAACATTTAGATCTATCTTTCAATAAGTTCACTGCCCTGCCCATCTGTCAGGAATTCGGGAACATAGTTTGTTTGGAGTACCTAGGATTAAGTGCCACGATGATACAAAGGTCAGACTTCAGGTATATAACGCATTTGCAGCTGCACACTGTCTTTCTGACTTTAGAAGACTTTTCCCTGTATGAGCCTCAGAGTCTGACAGCCTTGAATACAAGGAGCCTCCACATTGTTTTTGCAGCAAACCGAAACTTCAGTTTTCCCCTATTGTATGATGGAATGAGCGcttcagaaaatttaaaaatagttaatttaAGATATACCCTGAGCTATAAAGATTTCCCCTCTCCTTCTTTAGCGCTTCTGAAGAAAATCAAGACAACAGCTCTCATGCTTGACACTGTGGATTTACAGTGTTCTATAATTTTGCAGATTTTCCTGCTTATTTGGTATTCACCTGTGGAGCATTTGACTGTGAGAAATTTGACTTTTCGGGGACCACTGGGGGAGCTGAATGAATATGACTTTCTACCCTTATTGAGCTCTGCGGAACAATTATTCTCTTTGGGTGGCTCCATGAAAACACTAACTTTGGAGCATGTTCGTAATAAGCTTTATTATTTCAACCAGGAGACACTATACAGACAGTTTTCAGAGATGAATATTGCCAGTTTGACAATATATGATGCATATATGCCACACATGCTTTGCCCCAATAGAACAAGctcatttcagtatttaaatttttctcgCAATGCCCTGACGGATGAACTGTTCCAGAATTGTGGCACTCTGACAGATTTGAAATTACTTATTTTGCAGAGGAATAAATTTGAGAGCCTTCCCAAGGTTAGCTTCATGACCAGCCGTATGAAATCACTGAAATACCTGGACATGAGCAGCAACTTGCTGCGTCACGAGGGAGCTCACGTGCAATGCCAATGGGCTGAGTCTCTGACAGAGTTGGACCTGTCCTCAAATCAGTTGACGGATGCGGTGTTTGAGTGCTTGCCAGTCAACATCGAAAAACTCAACCTCCAAATCAATCAGATCAACAGTGTCCCCAAGGGGATGGCCGAGCTGAAAGCCTTGAAAGAGCTGAACTTGGCATCGAACCATCTGGCTGACCTGCCGGGGTGCGGTGGCTTTACATCCCTGGAGTTCCTGAACGTAGAGGTGAATTTGATCCTCACCCCGTCTGCTGACTTCTTCCAGAGCTGCCCAAGGGTGAGGGAGCTCCAAGCGGGGCAGAACCCATTCAAGTGCTCGTGTGAACTGCGAGACTTTATCCGTGGGGAGAGGCAGTCCGGGGGAAGGCTGTTTGGCTGGCCGGCGGCGTACGTGTGCGAGTACCCAGAGGACTTGCGAGGGACGCAGCTGAAGGACTTCCACCTGAGTGAGCTGGCTTGCAACACAGTGCTCCTGCTtgtgacagctctgctgctgacgctggtgctggtggctgtCGTGGCCTTTCTGTGCATCTACCTGGATGTGCCGTGGTACGTGCGGATGACGTGGCAGTGGACACAGACGAAGCGCAGAGCTTGGCACAACCACCCCGAAGAGCAGGAGACCGTTCTGCAGTTTCACGCCTTCATTTCGTACAGCGAGCGCGACGCGCTGTGGGTGAAGGACGAGCTGATCCCAAACCTGGAGAAGGGTGAGGGCTGTGTACAACTGTGCCAGCACGAGAGAAACTTTATCCCTGGCAAGAGCATTGTGGAGAACATCATTAACTGCATTGAGAAGAGCTACAAGTCGATCTTTGTGCTGTCTCCCAACTTCGTGCAGAGTGAGTGGTGTCACTATGAGCTGTACTTTGCCCATCACAAATTGTTCAGCGAGAATTCCAACAGCTTAATCCTCATTTTACTGGAGCCGATCCCTCCGTGCATAATCCCTGCCAGGTATCACAAGCTGAAGGCTCTCATGGCAAAGCGAACCTACCTGGAGTGGCCAAAGGAGAGGAGCAAGCGTGCCCTTTTCTGGGCTAACCTGAGGGCAGCTATTAACATTAACCTGCCAATATCCTCTGAAACAGATGAGGAGCAGAGTGATGTTACCTCTACCAGTAGTATAAGTCAGTATGCGAATAACTGA
- the LOC115611042 gene encoding LOW QUALITY PROTEIN: toll-like receptor 1 (The sequence of the model RefSeq protein was modified relative to this genomic sequence to represent the inferred CDS: inserted 1 base in 1 codon; deleted 1 base in 1 codon) produces MTEKMRSLRNFFLYKCLFALTFWNHVSLSVENELFTSVSHSFPEDGSDKKFNSLPLLYRNSHQSKAIFDWVVIQNTTESLSLSEITNNNVKKLVALLSNFRQGSRLQNLTLTNVSVDWDALIRILQXVWHSSIEYLSINSVTQLSDIKSYDFDYSGTSMKALIMKKVVITDLYFSQDDLYKIFADMNIAGLTITDSKMVHMLCPSSDSPLRYLNFLKNDLTDLLYEKCDKLIQLETLILQKNKFESLPKVSFMTSRMKSLKYLDMSSNLLRHEGAHVQCQWAESLTELDLSSNQLTDAVFECLPVNIEKLNLQINQINSVPKGMAELKALKELNLASNHLADLPGCGGFTSLEFLNVEVNLILTPSADFFQSCPRVRELQAGQNPFKCSCELRDFIRGERQSGGRLFGWPAAYVCEYPEDLRGTQLKDFHLSELACNTVLLLVTALLLTLVLVAVVAFLCIYLDVPWYVRMTWQWTQTKRRAWHNHPEEQETVLQFHAFISYSERDALWVKDELIPNLEKGEGCVQLCQHERNFIPGKSIVENIINCIEKSYKSIFVLSPNFVQSEWCHYELYFAHHKLFSENSNSLILILLEPIPPCIIPARYHKLKALMAKRTYLEWPKERSKRALFWANLRAAININLPMADGKKCEEAD; encoded by the exons ATGACAGAAAAGATGAGATCTctcagaaac ttttttctttacaagtgTTTGTTTGCATTAACTTTTTGGAACCATGTCAGCCTGTCTGTGGAAAATGAACTCTTTACATCTGTTTCTCATAGTTTTCCAGAAGATGGTTCTGACAAAAAATTCAATAGCCTGCCACTCCTGTATAGAAATAGTCATCAGTCCAAGGCTATTTTTGACTGGGTTGTGATACAAAATACTACAGAAAGTTTGTCATTGTCAGAAATCACAAATaacaatgtaaaaaaattaGTAGCTTTATTATCTAATTTCAGACAAGGCTCCAGGTTACAGAATCTGACACTGACAAATGTGTCAGTGGACTGGGATGCTCTCATTCGAATTCTTC ACGTATGGCACTCATCCATTGAATACTTAAGTATTAACAGTGTAACACAGTTGTCGGACATCAAAAGCTATGACTTCGACTATTCAGGTACCTCCATGAAGGCACTGATAATGAAGAAAGTTGTAATCACAGATCTGTACTTCTCACAGGATGACCTgtacaaaatatttgcagacaTGAATATTGCAGGCTTGACAATAACTGACTCAAAGATGGTACATATGCTGTGTCCTTCATCTGACAGTCCCTTAAGATacttaaattttttaaagaatgattTAACAGATCTTCTTTATGAAAAATGTGACAAATTAATTCAACTGGAGACATTAATCTTGCAGAAGAATAAATTTGAGAGCCTTCCCAAG GTTAGCTTCATGACCAGCCGTATGAAATCACTGAAATACCTGGACATGAGCAGCAACTTGCTGCGTCACGAGGGAGCTCACGTGCAATGCCAATGGGCTGAGTCTCTGACAGAGTTGGACCTGTCCTCAAATCAGTTGACGGATGCGGTGTTTGAGTGCTTGCCAGTCAACATCGAAAAACTCAACCTCCAAATCAATCAGATCAACAGTGTCCCCAAGGGGATGGCCGAGCTGAAAGCCTTGAAAGAGCTGAACTTGGCATCGAACCATCTGGCTGACCTGCCGGGGTGCGGTGGCTTTACATCCCTGGAGTTCCTGAACGTAGAGGTGAATTTGATCCTCACCCCGTCTGCTGACTTCTTCCAGAGCTGCCCAAGGGTGAGGGAGCTCCAAGCGGGGCAGAACCCATTCAAGTGCTCGTGTGAACTGCGAGACTTTATCCGTGGGGAGAGGCAGTCCGGGGGAAGGCTGTTTGGCTGGCCGGCGGCGTACGTGTGCGAGTACCCAGAGGACTTGCGAGGGACGCAGCTGAAGGACTTCCACCTGAGTGAGCTGGCTTGCAACACAGTGCTCCTGCTtgtgacagctctgctgctgacgctggtgctggtggctgtCGTGGCCTTTCTGTGCATCTACCTGGATGTGCCGTGGTACGTGCGGATGACGTGGCAGTGGACACAGACGAAGCGCAGAGCTTGGCACAACCACCCCGAAGAGCAGGAGACCGTTCTGCAGTTTCACGCCTTCATTTCGTACAGCGAGCGCGACGCGCTGTGGGTGAAGGACGAGCTGATCCCAAACCTGGAGAAGGGTGAGGGCTGTGTACAACTGTGCCAGCACGAGAGAAACTTTATCCCTGGCAAGAGCATTGTGGAGAACATCATTAACTGCATTGAGAAGAGCTACAAGTCGATCTTTGTGCTGTCTCCCAACTTCGTGCAGAGTGAGTGGTGTCACTATGAGCTGTACTTTGCCCATCACAAATTGTTCAGCGAGAATTCCAACAGCTTAATCCTCATTTTACTGGAGCCGATCCCTCCGTGCATAATCCCTGCCAGGTATCACAAGCTGAAGGCTCTCATGGCAAAGCGAACCTACCTGGAGTGGCCAAAGGAGAGGAGCAAGCGTGCCCTTTTCTGGGCTAACCTGAGGGCAGCTATTAACATTAACCTGCCAATGGCTGATGGAAAGAAGTGTGAGGAAGCAgattaa